In the Symphalangus syndactylus isolate Jambi chromosome 17, NHGRI_mSymSyn1-v2.1_pri, whole genome shotgun sequence genome, ACCATCTTTAGAAGGCTCAAAATTAGCAAAGCTAAACAATATAGTATGTTAGAAATCCATGCACTTGTGATAGAAGAATACAACAAAAAATATGAGTAAGATTCAAGATAGCTGTAATCCGTAAGGGGTAATCACGAGGATGATATAGGTGACTAGCACAGAAGGTAGTTACGAGTTATtgggatgcacacacacacacacacacacgcacacacacaaacgcgCTTCATTATGAATATAACTTAACAATTTCTAAGTGCAAGACTAAGAGGTTTAGATTATTCAGGAGCAAATTTGCGATGAAAATTTTGGAATTCCCCTCTTAGCTAGGGAAACACATTTTTTCTAAACATATGGAGCATTGTGTTCTTTGGCCTCTaacttttactgtattatttaatttataacaaatatttagtgataTTTTCCTTTGATTTCTAATCTCTAAACAATATGCACaattgtctcttcttataatatattttatacaccTTATTTTACTATTCAACTCACTTTTAAAACAATGGTGTCAGGAGACTAGTAGTTTTATTTAATCAGTGAGAATAAAGAAAATCTCAAATTTATTCTGCTTATATTTATAGTTGGTGTTATATGATCATACTTTTGATCAATGAATACATTATTCGTAGCAgtgtatttctaaaataatgcTTTCGATTCCAGAGATTAGGTGCATGTAGATTCTGATTTCCATTAACTCATGTAGAAAAAAGACTCCTTTTTCCTAGGAAATCAATAGATGGAAAGCAAGGGCAACTTAATTATCACATATGAGAGCTTGGGGAAAGAAAAAATCTCATATAAGTACCACACTGCCATTTCAATAAGTAAGAAGGATCCCTCACCATTTTAGGAAGGCTGAAATCTAGGAAAGGATGAGAAATTCAAGTGcaaattcttttagttttataaaatattataaaaccatTCTTCCATATTTAAGGAGATGGAACATTCATAAGGGCTTGCAAATGCTCACGAGAATATATtctggaataatttttttctgctggGTACTGGAGGGATTAGTTCTAGTAAGACTGATAGACAAGCTACTTAATATAGTTTCAACAGAACAACACTTCTCACTGCTAGTTGTGTAAATATTTGCctttacatgaaaaaataaaacttccctTGGAGACTTAAGAGATACCTTTGGAATGGAGGAGGGAAAAATGAAatctacaaattaaattaatttgaaccaTGAGTTCTGAGAATCTAATCTGAATTTATGCAGGTTACTTGAGGTTAAAAAAGAATGCCCTACCCTTCTTAAAGAGCCTGTTTAACTCTTcctattataaaatgtatagattttaaactgattaaaagaattaaaaagtccttcaaaataaactttgaaataaaattaaatatcatgGAAATTAATTGAGGCAAGTGAAGTTAATGTTGGACTtgattgaataaaataaacaccTGATAATATTTTTCATGACTATCATATTTAGTATCACTTTTAATTTAACAGCAAGAACGACTTTTACTGTACCTGACGAGGGGTTCTTTCTGATTTACTCCTACACCACTCCCAGTCTGAAAGATCTGGTTTCTGACACTCTTCATGAGACAATCTTCTTTCTGGCCCTTCAAAAAAGGTAGTTTCTTCATAGTTACTATCACCTCCTGTTTTGTCAGAAAACGCACCCTTTTTGTTGTTGGAATCCTGTTTAGCTTCTGTAATATCAGTATTTGTGCATTTGTTGATGCCTCTTTGTGTGGAGCTGTCCAGAGAGGGTGTGGTGCTGATTTCTACATTTATAACGTTGAAGATGCTACGGTTGTCTCTCTGAGGGTCTTTTGCAGTTTCACACTCAGAGTTCATCAGGTTGTGATAGAATATGgaattttcatcatcatcatagtAATCTTCATGTGCTATTTTATAAATCCCATAACTTTTTTGGAATGATAGATTGAATTCAAAGCCTTTTCTCTTGactgagtaaaaataaaaacaacagtttATGGCTAGTAAGTAGATAAAAACAACATTGGATAtatatagcaaataaaaatagaaagtgcATTCAACtgattattataaattttaaaactatcttcATTTACTTTTTGTCAATTATGCAAAGAAATTGTGCCTCACAAAATTATCTTATCACCCTGTgcctaatttttctcattttacacaaTGAGGGTCTTGAAATATATACAATCTTAAAAACTCTTTCAGTCTCTAAAGAAGCCTTACATAACAAAAACTTAGCTATACATTAGGAAATTCTCCAATACATTGTTTTAGCTTTTCTTAGTCTAGCAATTATTTCGCACATTTCCTTGTATTTTGGGAtaagatatattatttattaattttattttgctagaAATTATTAAGTAGCCTTAATATTATGTGAGTTATTCAGCTAAGAATACTACCAATAAATAtaacttctttaaatattttggtatataattttttgtcatttatatGTCTATAAATGCATACATTAAAAATTAGACCATGCTGCAAAacagcttttaaattttaaaaaataacacgtACATTTCTGATACAAATAAATGTGAAACAAACTGTAAAAAATTAGatggattaatttttttgtaaattgaagCACTTTACAATGTCTATAAAGCTGATTATTACAAGAAGAGTTTAGCAGGAatgcataaaacattttatgatttAAATCAGGAGAAATATGATGATATAATAATTATAGTACTATTGGTGGAGTGATGCAAGGTCTtagaataaaaagcaagaaagtgaCAGAAAGTGATACAATTTTTATGTTGAATGTGATTAAATGCTAGATAAGTTTTATATATTAagaatgaaattatatcaagGTGGTAGACAAgatataatttaatgtttttgcttttatctgtCAAATCATGGTTTGTTTCAAACAAATTTTCTACTTTGATAGCTCTGTGTTTTATACTGAGACATTTAGCTGTCTTTGGCagaaaaaacatatgaaaagctaTAATCTTTCTatggaaaaaataagtaaaatttgatTCATTTTGCAATATACCCTAGTGTCATTCATACGCTGATTCTATTACTGAAATGTTTCTCAGAATCTAAGATTTATAAACCAATTCTGTTGActgaaaaatagaatttattagTATCATTCATTGTTGTTTGAGCCAGAACACAAACAAGAACAAGTTTgatccaaagaagaaataaaagtagaaacagatgttcatattttatatactgtctcatttatatttttactgacCTTTTCTAGTAACATAGTCAAGTAAAATTAAGTTATGCTGTTTAACTTGCTTTAAGAATGTGAAAGGCGAAGGAACTAAAAGGATGTTTAAATTATTGATGGGTTTCTATTTTTCTCCAAGAAAGATATAAAGTGACAAATTGTCATTTCAAGgccattaagaaaacaaatgctATCATAAAATCCCAATTTTGTGATATAACATGATAAAATTGATGTCTATGACTATAATTTTATTAGTTGCACATTGTAatctcaaatatataaagcagaaaTGAGTAATGTTTTTGAAGGAGTGTGCAAAATGTGTTAAAGGAGACTTCACCTCCATGTCACAAGGGACAAGGGGCAGTGTAAGGTAGGCTGTGAAGAGAAGGGAGGATTATCAAGAGACCATGATGTGATAGAACATTCTGAGGCCATTTTGCATTTGTCGGTTATCTCATTTAACACACCAACAACCTTACATAGTAAAAAACTTATTGATTCTATTTTACACTGGAGAAAACAGGGGGTGACAGACAAAAGCTACTGAAGATTACTTACAGGTAAAATGATAGGAATTTAAAGCTAGCTGTTTTCAGAATTGGAGTTATTTGCCTTTATTTGAAATTGCTTTCTTGCTGATCAGACCCATGAAAGAATTATGTTAATGGAAGCAGAGTTACACAATGTGCTGTTTTTAAGTCAGAGGAAATACAACAATTATGAAGTATAATCAATGGAAACACTTCCTGTTAGTGACTTATCACTTAAATGGCAAATTCTGCCTGAAGTAACTAATGTACCTGAGATACTTAACTTGAGATAATAGGTTATAACAATATCATAAAGTTGACAATGTAAGATGAGAGGCTGGTTGTAAGGGGGTGAATCCCTATAAAAATACATTGAAACAACATAGCTAATAATCAAAATTATGTTGAAGAAAATACGAGAATCAGAGTCAAAACTAATcacttttaagttctttgagggcaaagactaggtctttttttttaatgaaccaaaattataaaataaaaagtatctaTGGGGCCAGTTAGGTAACATTAATTATTAACAAAGGCAAATGGGAAAGTTCTTCCTCCATCTAAAGGAGGATTCTTGGCTCCAGCCAGTTGTGGGGAGATTAGGGGTTGTGTTGTCAATAATTCTAATTTTTCAGACAAACCAGGTTCATAGACTTGATATAAAATATCTTGATCTTAAAATTTCAGTCCACAATTAAAATTAGTTATAAGTAACTATAAAAATTGGTTAAAAACCAGATCTTTGAACCAAATTCAGCTCATGGGTCATGGGTTGGGAATTTCTGTTCCTTGTTGAACATGCAGCACAGTGCTAGACACATAGTGACTTTTtccctaataaatatttatttattgaatgagtgaatgaatgaatgaatgaagcaaccTGTAAGAATCATGCTTGGTGTGATAGGAATGGCTTGTTAGGTTAGCCTTGACTCAGTGATGCTAGCTGaataaaatatgatttcaaaAAAATGGTATCTTTgtaatattgatttatttataggAGGAAGGCCTTGACAGTGCTACAGTTCCTGACTCCTACTTTTATATcactaaaaaaattacatagttgagattttttaaaaactttttttgtatttcgtgtgtgtgtctgtgaaagTCAGAGATCTTTCATTGATTAATACTTTGCACGAAACTTAAAAGCCATCAGAATATTGTCCAGTATCTTTTGAAATTTATactaaacatcttaaaaataaatataattttttgttctTAAAAGCAAAATCCTTATTCTTCCAAAATCCTTGATAAAACATGAATTAGCTCTAGTCTTCTGCTTTTAATCACATCTTGCCAATTATAATTTTAGATGTGAGTAATTACATCAACTtataaaaacaaatcattcttCAGAGTAATGTCACTTACCAGATACTAtcattttgtcaaaaaaaaataccaaaaatctgttttttataCAATGTGTTTGACATTTagctgtttaattaaaaaaaaatcatgtcaggCAAACAAAATGAGTCTGAAAGCCATATCCAACCAGTATGTCTACCGCCTGAGACCTCTATGTTAAAATCatttgaggaaaaaacaaaaacaaaaacaaaacaacaacaacaacaaaaacacttttGAGACACTAGTAGTACAGATTCTTGTTGGAAACAGGAGAGGATTATTATTTCTGCAAATTATTTTCCACTGCTCACATTCATTTTCTGGTTGCACATCTTTCAGTTCCCATTTAGTGAAGTTGAGatgtataattatatttacatCTTCAACATTAACCTATGATAaatgttaggaaaaaaatatcttctctCCCTTGCTTCTGAAGTTCACTGACTGATAAAGGATGCAAAGAGAGGGAATCTTAGTTTGTTATGGACAAAAAGTTTAAACATAAAACTCGAATCATCGAAGAATTAGGATACTCTAGCTGATCAAACACCTGGCCCACCTAAGCATGTGCTACCTTTggggttttaaaattttgttatgttACACTATCAATAGGAAAATTGATGGCGGCTGCTCAGACAGTAGAAACACATCATTGTTATTGTCAGAATTTTCTGATATCACAGCCTGGATCATAAGAGGGAAATGGAGCCATTTGAACATTAAGCGTCTTAAACTAAAGTTTCTCACAATGTTTTATTTGTGAAGCCATGCTTCTTTGTCATAAGCCTTCATATTTCAATTCCTTCTTtgggattttaaaataaacacaaataaaacaatggtaattttagaaaaaaatgttattttgatcttgaaagacatatttttaatttcaaacctGTGATATGAGTGTGACTGTTGATTCTGCTAGCCTGCCGTAAGACTCTTCTGTCTGTGCAGTACAGAAAGCAGAATATTTCATAGGTCATTTACAAGAATAAGTCTgttatttgctttgttttcagcTCTGAGATGGGTGGTCCCCACTTTTAAAAATGACTGCCTTCAACCAATTCATTAAGACTTTTCATTTTCACTGGCACTAGACTCATCCCTCTCACAATTTTAGATGTTGTAAGACTGGGCTAGTTCACTAGTTTAGTGGCAAAATGCTAAGATTTATTAGAATGTTAGAGTTTTGAGGTTTGTGAATTGTTTCCTTTAAGTTATGTTTTTATAAGTGGCTCATAAGggtttattattaattttctctgTCACTGTTGCTCTGGATATTAATCTTTAGAGACACATCATTATTATAAGTTCTAAGGTTATTTTGAAGACAAATGCATCTGCCATCTACTATTAATAAAACTTAATGGCATtcttaacaataaaaaattttcttgtcatttgaaaaatatctagACATTCTAAATTTTAAATGCCATCACTATGACAAAGGAAAAATGGCCAGTTCATGgctaattatataaaataactttGTTGTTGAATTGATTGCAGAGTATACTTTGATATCCTCTAGATTTTGCAACCCTAAATAAAATAGCCTGAGATGGactgtttttatttaatcttcatctcTGTTAAAGAATAATGTACTTGCATACTCTGAGCAAAGGACAATTAATAGGACAGTTAATGCAGCATACACTAATGCATTCTCAGATTTATTAAGTGATAGAATATCCTATATTCTGTCTGGAATAATACAATaatctcctttttcttcctggcAGAGTCAAAATATACAGCTCATTCCTCAACACTTTTCCTGTCTTAGCATATGGGAACAATTACACTGTAGGGAGTTCTGGAAGGGACCCTGCTTTCTACTCTCATTCTAGGTGTACTCTTCAGAACACAGAATCTTCTTTAAGTAAATAACTTGGCTAGATTCATACATGAACACATAATAACAAACTGTcacttgtgtcttttttttgaaactgagagttttgtttgtttttatgtttggaCCAGggcgtgtgtgtgcctgtgtgtgtgggtgtgagagagagaggcctACACTTACAATTTGTTTTGGAACTGTTTTCAAGCACTCTAATTCCTTActctgaaaactttccaaaaccCTGGAAGAATACTAGcagtaaaacaacaaaaatgcatttctttACTGTTCCATTGCATAATAATGTTATAATGTAATGAGTTTTCAACTCCTTTCAGAGGGTTAATAATCCTTTTTCAAATGCAAGCTTCTTATAGCATTGCTGCATCTCATTCTAGACTTGGGAGgggaatatattttctattctggACTAAGAACTATGGTGAATGTATCATCTAAGTGCCTTTGTTGACATGGTGTGCTGAATGAATTctagtctttccttttttttttctacctaaaaTAATTATTCAGTGCCACAAGCACTTCATGGGGTTTTTCAAAACCAGCTGCATTTAAAATCTACCCCCAAACTGTTGTAGTGATTGTTTCATATTATAATTTCTTCTCACTATTTACCACTTACATTTATCCTTGGACTCTCCATCCCCTATTGAGGCAACTTTGTTAATAGACCACTTTTCTGAAAGTCACTGAATGCATATTTCTGCCAATCACTGCAGTGTTGAGGACTTACTTTTTTCCCCATCGGATGCCACTGCATATGCGTTCTGCCTGCAGTTGATGATGCAGCCACAGGGCAAGTGGGTCCAGCGTTTGGACAAGACAAACACTGGGGTTACAGTGGTGGCCAGCAGGGTAAGTAGAAAGCTGAATGTCTCCAAGGGAAGGCTCTGAAACCCCACGACGTTCTGGACCACCATGTGCATCTGCAAGGGCAAGAGAACTTCAGACCTAACCTAAAATTATACTTTATACTTCTCAAGCCTTCTCCCACACACGCTGCCTCAGTTCCCTTTCCAGTTCCTTCTCCTGATGGACAGCGGGGACCTCTGCTGCGGAGCTGGCTCCCTGTCCTTGGTGATGGGCTCCTGGGAAAGGCGGGGCGCACCCCCAGGGTTGGGAGGGGTTTCAGCTTTTGAGTGCCGGGTCTGCGCCCGCTGTCTATTCAAGACTCCACCAGAAAGGCACACAGTCTACAACGTGGAGGACGCTAGCTGGGAAACAGGCGTCCGTGAAACCCGCATCTGATTCTCCGAATGGCCGTTGTCGCCTCCCTGGACCCTCACCTCCGCCCATGCGCGCTCGTCACAGCGGGGCGCCACTCTGCCACCTCTTAATCGGCTTCCTCCTGGAAGGAGGAACAAAAACCTGTTTTGTCCCCTGTCTTCTCCCTCCACAACTGATCTCTCCTCCCCTCTATCCTGCCCTGCTGGAGATGGGCGTCGTCCTCACTAGGCGGAAATGGAACGGCGAGAAAGGGATGACAGAAGGTTGAGGGGGAAAAAACCTTTTaattccctctctccttttctgaATACTCTCAGATTTTGCTGTGTGAGACAATATCCTTGGCCACCACCGATATGGAAAACTAAGTCGCTCGCTACGGAAAGCCATCCCCACGCCCCTGACTTTTGAAAGGAAAAGCATGTAGTAGTAAAGGTTTCGCAGCCAACTAGCCCTCTCCGGAACTGCCTTCTAAGTGCATCTCTAAAACCCAGCGAGATACACTTGGAAGCGGACTTCACTGTGTCTCTTGGTGACTCCCCAAACCGGCGACGCCGGTCCCAACATTCATTTACACTGTCTGGCACACACACTCGCGCTTTGTGAGCAACTGCACTTTTACCATCATGGGCAGCCAAAGGACGACTTTTGTAAGCGCTAGGATCAAAGCGAAGCGCTTCTGCGCTACGGTCACGGTGAAGCTCCTGGTGCCATAGAGAGTACCCCGGTTCTCACGCCTGCAGGCTTCAGCCCCAGCGGCAGCGGGCGCACCCGGTCCGAACACGGTGTCCGAGCTCGAGGAGCATCCCCCAGAGCGCCGCAGACTCGGGCCCGGAGCATCCTCTGGGGACAGGGAAACCACTCTCCCCGCAGTGGGAGGGGTCCCAGGAATTGAAGCTCCACGGGTAATTTCCTGGTAGTTGGCGTAGAGTCTCGGCGGCTCCTCCGAACACAGCAATCGGTGAGTGAGAGGGACTGAGAGGCCCAAGAGGATTCCGAAGGCCAAAGCGTACACGGTAGAGAGGAGCAGCACGTAGGAGCTGGAGCAGTCCACCAGGCAGCCCCAGGGCGTGCGCACGAAGGCGCCCCAGCCGCACAGCGGGAGCGCCGAGAGCAGCAGACTGGCTGTCCACACGGTTAGCGCCACGCCGAGCACCTGGCCCGATCTTCTGGAGGCTGTCTGGCTCCCCACACCTCTGTGCATCGTATAAAAGTTGTAAGAGACTAGGAGAGTCGCCTTCAAGTTGCTAGAGAGGCCCTGGCATAAATACAATAAGGCAGAGGTGGTGCACAGAAATTGGAAGTAACTGGGGACCTCGTttggccactgcaaaaacatgaagATGGTCACCGACAGGACGCTCATGAGATCATCCACAGACCAGGAAGCCACAAGCATGGACACAACAGTTCTGTTCTGCATTGTCAGCAGGGAAATTAGTGAATAAATGCTGCCCACCAAGGCTGCAAAAGTCATGAGACATGTCAAGCAAAAAAGATAGATATTCAGAGTTCCTGGCGGATTTAAAAGGTCCGTAGAATTATGATTCTCTTTCCACAGGCTAGAGTCATTTGTTGATAAGTTactgagaaataaagacattgtCCTTGGTCAATATTTAATTTCCCTTATCAATGAGTCTGataattttctcaaaagaaagacCGGTTGCTGCAAATCAGATTTCATTCCTCCTACCAAGCTCCCCTCTAGATGTTCTCCTGGTCAGTCCTGCAGGAAATGGTCAGGCATGTCTCCTTTAGATCTGACTCaagctatatttaaaaattaggttcCATTTCaagcataaaaaaataaaaccccgaACAAACAACTTTTCAACATTccaattaaaaacaaagcaaaaactccTTCCCACCATCAAgtttcagggaagaaagccaaaaaaaaaaaaaaaaccaaaacaaaacaaaacaaagaaacaaaaacaaactcttcAGGTACATTGAAAACCAATGATGTCTGGATCCTTTGGGGTCCTTCTTATGAAGCAAAGCAGCTTGTAGCTTGAGATAATCAAACTCTGTTCACTTTTAAGAGCAGTAAAATGATGCATCTGGTTCCAGAGCTGGATTCAAAGGCAGGAGATTGTCAGGTAGGTTTCAGCTTtgaaggtggagagagagagagagagagagggcaagcGCGAGCCAGTCAGAGGGAGCTTGTGCACAGAATCCCATCTGAACCGTTGTGTTCTGATTGAAGAAATCAGCCTGTGATCCTCGGAGCTGCAGGAAGGAGGAGTCAGCTCCAAGCAGGAGAGaagcaggaaagaaagggaggggagtTCAGTGTGTGAACAAAATGATATACGTATATCTTAGACTGCCTCTTTCAAAGCAAGAAACGGTGTCCTTGCTAAGCTTCCCCTTTGGTTTCAACATGTAAAACTAGTCCAAATACTTGCTCATGCTTGATGTGAACTACAAATATCACCTGTGAGAGGTCTAAGCTACTCCAGTAACTAAAGAACTGCTTTTATTCTTACCTAGACTTCCTGCTTCATAATCCATTGGAAAAATGATATCATCAATCCCATGTATAAGAGTAAGATGTatcagatttcttttaaaaaaaatagtgtacTTAAGATTGTCATTATAGTCCTCATTACTCTAAATGGGATTATGCAGAATCTTTGGATAGAGTCACACTAGCTTTAGACATTTATTTATAACTATTTATTTTCTGTCAATGGCATCAAGTAAGCAGGCTGTCATTCGAATAAATGATATGTCTAAGTATCCATAAAGTCCGAAGATATTACACAGGGCCTAAAAGGAAGATCACCCTACATTTTTAACCAGAGTATTTGGGACATACAATAGTTGTATCTCTGAATGGTCAATTTTGCAAGATGCGTGATTTAGCAAAGAAGTAACTAACAGAAATACTTCTGGTCCAGCATTTCCCAGGGTGCTTTAGGGCAGCATTCTTCTCAGCTCAGCCTCATGACCAGATGGCTGCATTCTCCCACATAGTGCTGGAGGTCTAAATGGAAACAGGCGAAGGGAAAGGAAACAGTTGATATGATAATGATTTAATAACTGGAAGTAGTAATAGGACTGCaatcattcttttcattttagaaatagcCGAAGTATCATTTTGAATCTGAATCTGTTCAAGTAGAAAATGGTTGCAGTAGTCATTACCAGCCACACCCTTC is a window encoding:
- the GPR149 gene encoding probable G-protein coupled receptor 149, which translates into the protein MSLFLSNLSTNDSSLWKENHNSTDLLNPPGTLNIYLFCLTCLMTFAALVGSIYSLISLLTMQNRTVVSMLVASWSVDDLMSVLSVTIFMFLQWPNEVPSYFQFLCTTSALLYLCQGLSSNLKATLLVSYNFYTMHRGVGSQTASRRSGQVLGVALTVWTASLLLSALPLCGWGAFVRTPWGCLVDCSSSYVLLLSTVYALAFGILLGLSVPLTHRLLCSEEPPRLYANYQEITRGASIPGTPPTAGRVVSLSPEDAPGPSLRRSGGCSSSSDTVFGPGAPAAAGAEACRRENRGTLYGTRSFTVTVAQKRFALILALTKVVLWLPMMMHMVVQNVVGFQSLPLETFSFLLTLLATTVTPVFVLSKRWTHLPCGCIINCRQNAYAVASDGEKIKRKGFEFNLSFQKSYGIYKIAHEDYYDDDENSIFYHNLMNSECETAKDPQRDNRSIFNVINVEISTTPSLDSSTQRGINKCTNTDITEAKQDSNNKKGAFSDKTGGDSNYEETTFFEGPERRLSHEECQKPDLSDWEWCRSKSERTPRQRSSGALAIPLCAFQGTVSLHAPTGKTLSLSTYEVSAEGQKITPASKKIEVYRSKSVGHEPNSEDSSSTFVDTSVKIHLEVLEICDNEEALDTVSIISNISQSSTQVRSPSLRYSRKENRFVSCDLGETASYSLFLPTSNPDGDINISIPDTVEAHRQNSKRQHQERDGYQEEIQLLNKAYRKREEESKGS